CAAATAGAACGTACGCCATCCAGGCCATCCTAGTATCGCAAAGGAATAACTCTATCGGGTGGACTATTGCTGGCCGTTTACGCCCGTATGTGaaaacacaaaaaaaaaccccaaaaaacATTCTTTCAGACAATCAGTGGAAAGTAGGTGCTTATTAATAAGAAAGTTGAGAAAAGGAAGGTGTTTGTCTTATCCCAGAAGTGTGGTGTCTGAGATTGAAATGGGCGATGAAAATTATCTTTTACCACGGCTTGCACACATGTACGGACCGTAGTTTGTTCTAAATTTGAGATGCATCCATAAATCTCAATGTTTAATGAACCATAATCATTAAATTAAAATCATCCTGCAAGTATAGGGAGGTAGGCTGCTCAAAACTTTAGCAGGATCTGAAGGGTCTGTGCTGATCTGGTACCTTGAGAACATGGCTGTCGGACAGTGAAGTTGGGATTTGATTCTTCCTTCCAAGGCTTACGTTAAAGGCCCAATACAGCAATCCATGAATCTTGTGGACGCTAACATATAAAGATCCGCTGGGTCGGCCCGCCCGCAAATGCGTTCGGTGTTTCGTTACTCTTACTGTACAAGTATGGTACTTACATGGCTAACTTACTGCCAGTGGTTTGCCAGGTTGTTACAGGTAATCTTGACTTAAGACTTATGATGAACTTGTTCTATTTTATGTGTATGGGCAGTAGGCAATATATACCTTGTGGTTCTTCTTACGACTTCGCAGCTACTCAGAAAACGTGCGTAAAAATCGATTCCAGACTTCTTGGTCATTGCCCAAGTATTTGGTGTGAATTTCACCTCGGAACTCCCCTGTCAGAATCGTCCATGGACGATGAGGGATAATGAGTGCACTGTCCTTGTAGAGGGTGTTCACGATTTCCATGTCATACTCAGAATGACTCGCATTGTTAATAGCAGCCATTATGCGACCAAACTCAAAATGGGAAGGTTGAACTAGTAATAACTGGGAGCTTTGCACACATTCATCAGGATTAAGCCAGTAGGCTCGAGGGATCCCTAACGGGCAAGGCGGCATGAAGAACAGTTCATCCATGCTCTATGCACGCTTAAGTAAGAAGTTATTACAAGATACTCGGGTCGTGGGAACACACCTGCAGCAAAGTCGAGTCCGAGTCTAAATTTAGAACTCGGTGACATTGAGTCTAATTGAAGGCGAGGAGTTTAGCAAAACTCTCCGCCCAGGTAGCTATGTCATGGTTAATATTCTCAAATTTCCATCAATGAATCAGGTTGCATCGACCATCCCCATTGGCTTTACTCTGAACCTTGACAGGCACCAATTTAACATTGTAATCATCTCGCGCTTTGCGCAGTAGTGACCCTCCGGCTTAGCGTCATTTTCTTCTAGAGAAAACTCCGATGGGTACAGCATGACTCGGTCAGGCTTGCTTTCAAACAGCATGACTGAATTGCAAAGGTAAGCTGTGTTGATGGCATATTGCGGATAGGCAAAGCGAGACCAATCTACTGCATCAACAACTGCTTGACCACTGTGGTGACCTGAAAAGTACACCACAATAGGCCTGTCAATTAGAATGAGTAGAGACTAAACTATAACAAATGGGACAAGTATGGCAATTATAGCACGTAGGGCTTTCGGGAAGCTTCGTAGCATGGTAGGTCCCACGGGGAAAAAGGCGACAAAGAAGCTCGGCAAGGATTCCAGGTTGGGAGAGAAGAATTCCAACGCCTGCAGATACACCCTTTTGAGATGGAAAGTAGTAAACATTGAGCTGAGAAATGGCTGGATGTTGAGGTGTGCGGGAGGCAACGTTGTTGCAGTCTGGCTTCAAAAATAGTCGATCAGCCTGCTGCGCCAAAGGGCTGGGCAAGTGCCCATGTGTATATGCCCCAAGAAAGAATACGCCccaagagaaaagaaaaaacttCGAAAAATAGGAATTAAATCACAGATTTGGGGGCTGAAAATAGCAAGGGTCCCAGTGGTTCCCCACTTCTCTGTGGAAGTTGGCTAGCGATTCGCAGATTCTTGATGCAAGACTAGTCTATACAGCTTAGGTATTGCTGTTATATTACAGTGACACAAATATAACAACGACGGATTGGAGGCACAACACCTACGCGTTAATGCTGCAGGGATTCGGATCCTACGGGCTGAAAGTGAATCACTACGCGCTGGGTCTAATCTGTCGGACGGTTCCCCCTGCTCAGTATTGCGAAAATTTCAAGACGAACCGACGCCAATTTAAGCAGAGATGCGAGCCTTATGAGCGCGATTGCTAGTGTCGCTCCGACGTCTTTTATCGTCTCATTTCGTGAAGCCCTCCCCCCAGAACGCTCGTGTCGCCTATTTATTTTTATCATATGGATATGGGGCACGTTACGAGAATGACGACAAACATATCGTTCGTACAGATGTACCAAAGTCGAATCGGCTTCATTTATCTGATTTTTGCTCTCCTAGACTTTGGTTCTGCAGACAGCCTTCCATGGGTGATGAGATAGTCCCCAAAAGGGGTTGGAGCCGATGGCCCTTGGAATGCTGTGTTAGTTGAGCTAGGCAGTGCGCAAGAGCAGATAGCTCTATATCCTGGGGCATGGTGGACAAGCTACATCATCCTTTCTTCCTACTGCTCAAATCTCACGACATCACCCTACTGCTATGCCGATGATGCCGGTACCTTCAGTGCTCAGTCGACCACGTGGGACAACACAAGCATTCAGTATGCTCCAGATGGCACATGGGGGTCTCTGGATATCTCGCAAACCAACGCCATTCCTATCTACGGCAAGGCTCACCGTTCCACCGATATGATGAACCTATTTGGAACGGACATCCCAAGTTCCAACCTAATTACTGTTGAGGACGGCTACCAGACCTACCCAGGAGGGCAGAACTACCCACTTGAAGTTGGCACCCTGGCGCTTGGTGCCCAGTACGTTAACCAGACATTTGGCGATGTCGGAGGAAATTTAATCACTGGCTGGCTGTGGAATGGGTCACAGACAATCCAATCTAATACATACGGCATGCACATTGGTTTTTTCGCGCTAGGCATTCCGGGTAGTCTGATGCTCGGTGGCTACGATCAAAGTCGGGTGCTGGGTGATGTTTCTGTCCAGCCTCATACAGGAAGCTCGGCGCCTATTAATCTACTAGACGTTAGCCTCGGTGTTGCGACCGGTGGTTCACCATGGAATTCCACTAGCAAAGAAAACTTACTTGCACAAGGAAACTCATCTCTTTTGGGGGGTACCACCGTCATAGCAGCCCCAGTTGATCCTTACCTTTACCTACCTCAGAGCTCCTGCGATGCCATTGCTGCTGAGTTGCCAGTGACTCACAACTCCGATTTAGGTCTTTATGCCTGGAACACTGATGACCCTCAGTACCAGAGGACATACTCACAGAAGACGCTACCACGTTGGTTAGTTCACATGACAGTTGGGAAGCGAGCTGGTCTGCGCATTGGACCCCACTCGCATCTAACAGCACAAACAGCAGAAACAGCGAAACCCCGACGACAACTAGTGCCACAGCCCCCAAGTCACCCGAAAGCTCTGACAGCGAAGGCTTTTCACGGGGCGCCAAAGTCGGGATTAGTGCTGGCTGTGGCGCTGCTGGTTTCTTGTTTGTTGTCCTTCTTGTGCTTTGGCTCGTTCGTCGGCAGCGGCGGCAGAAATCTGATTCCGCTCAAGATACCGCTGCTTGTGATGCACTAGCTGCTCAACAAGCTTCCACGGCCCATTTGTCTAACGGGAGTTCGGTTCAAAGTAGCTCTGCTGGTTGGGTTAAGCCGTGTCGGATAATGGAACTGGGTGAAACTCAACCGTATCAAGGGCCATTTTAAATGGGCCTAGGAAAGTCTTTTCCGGTCGACTATCAAAGGCAGTTGTAGGGTAGCCATTCATTGTGTGCTTCTCACGAGTTGCCAGTACTTCCTTCGGTTTCTGATTCTAAACTAGTTATATATTAGTTATGAACACATGTTGGATGTCTTAACCATAAGGCACCATGTGGAGACATATCCTAACTAACAAACTAACTATTTGCTAGATGGATAGCTGTAGCTAGATCTCTCTCCTTCtccccttttcttcctcgtcccCTTGCTCCTGG
Above is a genomic segment from Penicillium digitatum chromosome 3, complete sequence containing:
- a CDS encoding Peptidase aspartic → MVELGSAQEQIALYPGAWWTSYIILSSYCSNLTTSPYCYADDAGTFSAQSTTWDNTSIQYAPDGTWGSLDISQTNAIPIYGKAHRSTDMMNLFGTDIPSSNLITVEDGYQTYPGGQNYPLEVGTLALGAQYVNQTFGDVGGNLITGWLWNGSQTIQSNTYGMHIGFFALGIPGSLMLGGYDQSRVLGDVSVQPHTGSSAPINLLDVSLGVATGGSPWNSTSKENLLAQGNSSLLGGTTVIAAPVDPYLYLPQSSCDAIAAELPVTHNSDLGLYAWNTDDPQYQRTYSQKTLPRCRNSETPTTTSATAPKSPESSDSEGFSRGAKVGISAGCGAAGFLFVVLLVLWLVRRQRRQKSDSAQDTAACDALAAQQASTAHLSNGSSVQSSSAGWVKPCRIMELGETQPYQGPF